The Flaviramulus sp. BrNp1-15 genome has a window encoding:
- the rfbF gene encoding glucose-1-phosphate cytidylyltransferase, with protein MKAVILAGGLGTRLSEETVTKPKPMVEIGGKPILWHIMKTYSLYGINDFVICCGYKGYIIKEYFANYFMHQSDITFKMKDNEMIVHEKRAEPWTVTLVDTGDNSMTGGRLKRVLSYLKDEKAFCFTYGDGVADINIQNLIDFHFSHGKEATLTATYPPGRFGALNIEGNQILKFEEKPKGDGALINGGYFVLSPKVIDRIEGDTTIWEQEPLKGLAKDNQLMAFKHEGFWQPMDTLRDKIYLEKLLESEKAPWRLWDK; from the coding sequence ATGAAAGCAGTGATATTAGCAGGAGGATTAGGAACCCGATTAAGTGAAGAAACGGTTACAAAACCTAAACCCATGGTTGAAATAGGAGGAAAACCAATCCTCTGGCACATTATGAAAACGTATTCCCTATATGGAATTAATGATTTTGTTATCTGTTGTGGATACAAAGGCTATATAATAAAGGAATATTTCGCCAATTATTTTATGCATCAGTCTGACATAACTTTTAAAATGAAAGATAATGAGATGATTGTTCATGAAAAACGGGCAGAGCCATGGACGGTTACGTTAGTAGATACTGGAGATAATTCAATGACAGGAGGACGATTAAAAAGAGTTCTATCATATTTAAAGGACGAAAAAGCTTTTTGTTTTACCTATGGTGATGGTGTTGCAGATATTAATATTCAAAATCTTATAGACTTTCATTTTTCGCATGGTAAAGAAGCTACGTTAACAGCAACTTATCCTCCAGGAAGATTTGGTGCTTTGAATATTGAGGGTAATCAAATTTTAAAATTTGAAGAAAAACCAAAAGGAGACGGCGCGCTTATCAATGGAGGATATTTTGTTCTTTCTCCGAAGGTGATAGATAGAATAGAGGGTGATACTACCATTTGGGAGCAAGAGCCTTTAAAAGGTCTAGCTAAGGATAATCAATTGATGGCATTTAAACATGAAGGGTTTTGGCAACCTATGGATACGTTAAGAGATAAAATTTATCTGGAGAAATTATTAGAATCTGAAAAAGCGCCATGGAGGTTATGGGACAAATAA
- the rfbG gene encoding CDP-glucose 4,6-dehydratase, producing MGQIKGTVNPSFWKGKKVYVTGHTGFKGSWLSLWLQSMGAIVKGYSLEPATDPALFLEANVADNMESEIGDIRNLDNLKKSMKSFSPDVLIHMAAQPLVRLSYSNPIETYTTNVIGTVNVLEAARYCTNLKAIISVTTDKCYENKEWVWGYRENEPMGGHDPYSSSKGCAELVTSAYRQSFFHTDEMASIASARAGNVIGGGDWADDRLIPDILRAFQNSKPVMVRNPLSTRPWQHVLEPLSAYLVLAENLYVYGDDYAEAWNFGPNDDDCKPVNWILDKMVSNWGNDARWELDESNNPHEAGYLKLDCSKAASELKLTPKWNLEYTLNLIVNWHQGWRSGENAKDLCLKEIKSYSKE from the coding sequence ATGGGACAAATAAAAGGAACGGTTAATCCTTCTTTCTGGAAGGGAAAAAAAGTTTATGTAACGGGACACACAGGGTTTAAAGGAAGTTGGTTGTCTCTATGGTTGCAATCTATGGGAGCTATTGTGAAGGGATATTCATTAGAACCTGCTACTGACCCTGCACTTTTTTTAGAAGCAAATGTGGCAGACAATATGGAATCAGAAATAGGTGATATACGGAATCTGGATAATTTAAAAAAAAGCATGAAGTCTTTCAGTCCAGATGTTTTAATTCATATGGCCGCACAACCGCTCGTCAGACTATCATATTCAAATCCAATAGAAACTTATACTACTAATGTTATAGGAACAGTAAATGTTTTAGAAGCTGCAAGATATTGCACGAACTTAAAAGCAATTATTTCGGTTACAACTGACAAATGTTACGAAAACAAAGAATGGGTATGGGGCTATAGAGAAAATGAACCTATGGGAGGACATGATCCTTATAGTAGTAGTAAAGGCTGTGCAGAACTGGTAACTTCTGCGTACAGACAATCTTTTTTTCATACAGACGAAATGGCTTCTATAGCCTCAGCAAGAGCAGGAAATGTTATTGGAGGAGGTGATTGGGCAGATGACCGATTAATACCTGATATTTTAAGAGCCTTTCAGAATTCTAAACCAGTTATGGTTAGAAATCCATTATCAACTAGACCATGGCAACATGTTTTAGAACCACTTTCAGCATATCTTGTTTTGGCTGAGAATCTATATGTATATGGAGATGATTATGCAGAGGCATGGAATTTTGGACCAAATGACGACGATTGTAAGCCTGTAAATTGGATTTTAGACAAAATGGTTTCTAATTGGGGAAATGATGCAAGATGGGAGCTAGACGAGAGTAATAACCCACATGAGGCAGGATATTTAAAGTTAGATTGTTCTAAAGCGGCTTCAGAATTAAAGTTGACACCTAAATGGAACTTAGAGTATACACTTAATTTAATTGTAAATTGGCACCAAGGATGGCGTTCTGGAGAAAACGCAAAAGATTTATGCCTAAAAGAAATAAAAAGTTATAGCAAAGAATAA
- a CDS encoding O-antigen ligase family protein: MERLNLSTFKWAQKNIFILLLLIPISIKIKVSSSVMLLPQDLLLPVFIVVYFVFKNKFTAKFSRITLPYICLLLGIFIMIFSTLLSFFYVVDSVGLLKLFKYSIYLISLLAIADYYKVDFLNKINNITILLILATLIFFIYNRSLHHNLSWSQFIKIATYSAYNMPTGFTNRYLDLSNFNVGVISNNHGIYGSYLVLISILNLSNIINKGLGIAKSKIVLTLCFINIMLLTSRETFLLIIIVFLMFFLRKLLFKKFNINNLIYFGSIIVFCILIGGWLIYYYEIELSIINKISNSIKGFKEHGGDGSINVRFNTWKIIISMLVLNPLSFFIGFGYNPSRFSEQIDSYAYVTGGKYVTVPENLFLMFTSYGGIFSLMFLLLFFLGLYLQFRKFRNLKVGSFLSSFVIGLFFTNFTGGSIIAELLMTQLGLVYFYCSNANKFNND; this comes from the coding sequence ATGGAGAGATTAAATTTAAGTACTTTCAAATGGGCTCAGAAAAATATTTTCATATTATTACTTTTGATACCTATTTCTATTAAAATTAAAGTTTCTTCATCTGTAATGCTGTTACCACAAGATTTGTTGTTGCCAGTCTTTATTGTAGTATATTTCGTTTTTAAGAATAAGTTTACCGCTAAATTTTCAAGAATTACTTTACCATATATATGCTTATTGCTGGGGATTTTTATTATGATTTTTTCAACACTTTTATCTTTTTTTTATGTTGTTGACTCCGTAGGGCTTTTGAAGCTATTTAAATATTCAATTTATTTGATTTCCCTGTTGGCTATTGCTGATTATTATAAGGTTGATTTTTTAAATAAGATAAACAATATTACAATACTTTTAATATTAGCTACATTGATATTTTTTATTTATAATAGAAGCTTACATCATAATTTAAGTTGGAGTCAATTTATCAAAATCGCAACTTATTCTGCCTATAATATGCCAACAGGTTTCACAAATAGATACTTAGATTTGTCAAATTTTAATGTAGGAGTTATTTCTAATAACCATGGTATTTATGGGAGTTATTTAGTTTTAATTTCAATTCTTAATCTATCAAATATTATTAATAAAGGATTAGGAATTGCTAAATCAAAGATTGTTTTGACACTTTGTTTTATAAATATTATGCTTTTAACTTCTAGAGAAACCTTTTTATTAATAATAATTGTTTTCTTAATGTTTTTTTTGAGGAAATTGTTATTTAAAAAATTTAATATTAATAATCTTATTTACTTTGGTAGTATTATTGTTTTCTGTATTTTAATTGGAGGTTGGTTAATTTATTATTATGAAATAGAATTATCAATTATAAATAAAATCTCTAACTCTATTAAAGGTTTTAAAGAGCATGGAGGTGATGGGAGTATTAATGTTCGTTTTAATACATGGAAAATTATAATATCTATGCTTGTTTTGAACCCTCTATCTTTTTTTATAGGTTTTGGTTACAACCCCTCAAGGTTTTCTGAGCAGATAGATAGTTACGCTTATGTTACAGGGGGAAAATATGTTACTGTCCCAGAAAATCTATTTTTAATGTTTACTAGTTACGGTGGTATATTTTCATTAATGTTTTTGTTGCTTTTTTTCTTAGGATTATATCTTCAGTTTAGAAAGTTTAGAAACTTGAAAGTAGGGTCATTTCTTTCTTCGTTTGTTATAGGATTATTTTTTACAAACTTTACTGGCGGTTCAATTATAGCCGAGTTATTAATGACGCAATTAGGTTTGGTTTATTTCTATTGTTCTAATGCAAATAAATTTAATAATGATTAA
- a CDS encoding FAD-binding oxidoreductase, which produces MFEVQLKNGKVFSCDSETNILAASEQAGLILEHSCLNARCRSCKVKVLEGEVVNEQEEFVLSKDEIKDGFVLSCNAKPISNIKLDIEDLGDVNFHKSTVLPAKIDVIETIGADILRLILRLPPSSKFKFLPGQYVNIIKGDIKRSYSIANIPRKDKKIEFYIRKHNRGLMSDYFFSKAKINDLLRLEGPLGTFFYRKNDSIKDIIFLATGTGIAPVKAILEEFNEDPEYLNDKNIWLFWGGRYQKDIFFNPEFNLKNFIFTPVLSRENEDWQGEKGYVQDILLRQEIDFENAVVYACGSNNMILSAKILLIKNNLKENNFYSDAFVSSN; this is translated from the coding sequence GATTCAGAAACAAATATTCTTGCGGCTTCCGAACAAGCAGGTTTGATTTTAGAGCACAGCTGTTTAAATGCTAGATGCAGGAGTTGTAAGGTGAAAGTTTTAGAAGGAGAAGTAGTTAATGAACAAGAAGAATTCGTTCTTTCAAAGGACGAGATTAAAGACGGATTTGTGCTTTCATGCAATGCAAAACCTATTTCAAATATTAAATTGGATATTGAAGATTTAGGAGATGTCAATTTTCATAAATCAACTGTTTTACCAGCTAAAATTGATGTAATTGAAACTATTGGAGCAGATATTCTAAGATTAATCCTTAGATTGCCACCCTCAAGCAAATTTAAATTCTTACCAGGGCAGTATGTGAATATTATAAAAGGAGATATAAAAAGAAGCTACTCCATTGCTAATATCCCAAGGAAAGACAAGAAAATAGAATTTTATATCAGAAAACATAATAGAGGATTAATGAGCGACTATTTTTTCTCCAAAGCGAAAATTAATGATTTATTAAGACTAGAAGGGCCTTTGGGCACATTTTTCTATAGAAAGAATGATTCAATCAAAGACATTATATTTCTTGCTACAGGGACTGGTATTGCACCTGTAAAAGCAATATTAGAAGAATTTAATGAAGATCCCGAATACCTTAATGATAAAAATATTTGGCTATTTTGGGGAGGGAGATATCAAAAAGACATTTTTTTTAATCCAGAATTTAATTTAAAAAATTTCATATTTACGCCAGTATTGTCAAGAGAAAACGAAGATTGGCAAGGTGAGAAAGGATATGTACAAGATATATTGTTAAGACAAGAGATAGATTTTGAAAATGCAGTAGTTTATGCTTGTGGTTCAAACAATATGATTTTGTCGGCAAAGATATTATTAATTAAAAATAACTTAAAAGAGAACAATTTTTATTCTGATGCTTTTGTCAGTTCAAATTAA
- a CDS encoding glycosyltransferase family A protein, with the protein MNSNFEISIVIPCFNAAGTIIKTINSLMAQTYKKFECIIIDDHSVDSTMTIVNEFISNDYRFSIMLRNTKNKGGSVCRNQGLKASTGKYIMFLDADDFVSPNCLEDRINNMKENPALDFGVFNTAIIGKRTMLLTRYSKDPLRDFLIGCYPWQTMSPLWKRSFLLKINGFNEIFPRLQDVEIHTRALLFNGVVYKYFPLSKTDSFYNFSRSKEVNIDKIKKQITGYILYLEQTLMMIKDEKYKKYLKRTYYLLISILDEIPSDSNLQLRIIKIEKNLELSNIEKIKIDLFKSLNKHKIFNKHIIFELLFFNFNRILNYLSKILSSNNYNKLLWRD; encoded by the coding sequence TTGAACTCAAATTTTGAAATATCAATCGTTATACCCTGTTTTAACGCCGCGGGCACAATAATTAAAACGATTAATTCGCTCATGGCTCAAACTTATAAAAAGTTTGAGTGTATAATAATTGATGATCATTCTGTTGATTCGACAATGACCATTGTTAATGAATTTATTAGCAATGATTACCGTTTTTCCATAATGTTAAGGAATACAAAAAACAAAGGGGGTAGTGTTTGTAGAAATCAAGGTTTGAAAGCATCAACAGGTAAATACATAATGTTTTTAGATGCAGATGATTTTGTTAGTCCAAATTGTTTGGAAGATAGAATTAATAATATGAAAGAAAACCCCGCTTTGGACTTTGGAGTTTTTAATACCGCCATTATTGGAAAAAGAACTATGCTGTTAACAAGATATAGTAAAGACCCATTACGCGATTTTTTAATTGGCTGTTATCCATGGCAAACTATGAGCCCTTTATGGAAGAGAAGTTTTTTACTTAAAATTAATGGGTTTAATGAAATATTTCCTAGGCTTCAAGATGTAGAAATTCATACTAGAGCTCTTTTATTTAATGGTGTAGTTTACAAGTATTTCCCTTTATCAAAAACGGATTCGTTTTACAATTTCAGTAGATCTAAAGAAGTAAATATTGATAAAATAAAAAAACAGATTACAGGATACATACTTTATTTAGAGCAAACATTGATGATGATAAAAGATGAAAAGTATAAGAAATATTTGAAAAGAACTTATTATTTACTGATAAGCATATTAGATGAAATCCCTTCAGATTCTAATTTACAGTTAAGGATAATTAAAATAGAAAAAAATCTTGAACTTTCCAATATAGAAAAAATAAAAATAGACCTTTTTAAAAGTCTAAATAAACATAAGATTTTTAATAAACATATAATTTTTGAACTCTTGTTTTTTAATTTCAATAGGATTTTAAATTACTTGAGTAAGATACTGAGTAGTAATAATTATAATAAATTATTATGGAGAGATTAA
- the rfbH gene encoding lipopolysaccharide biosynthesis protein RfbH produces MDSKEILENIRQEIAVLVTKYTDEAYKPKAFLPGESVIPPSGKVLGNEEIQNMVDASLDGWLTTGRFNTAFEKKLAEFLGVKYCLSVNSGSSANLVAFSTLTSSKLGDRAIKKGDEVIGVAAGFPTTVNPIVQFGAIPVFVDVDIKTHNINADLIEAAITPKTKAIMLAHTLGNPFNLGKVKELCDKHNLWLVEDCCDALGATYKGQLVGTFGDIATLSFYPAHHITMGEGGAVFTNSAELKGIAESFRDWGRDCYCAPGCDNTCGCRFEQKHGDLPFGYDHKYVYSHLGYNLKITDMQAACGLAQIDKATEFINKRRENFRLLKDRLSSLTDYLELPEATPDSNPSWFGFPLTIKEKSEINRVDLLRFLDQNKIGSRLLFAGNLTKQPYFKDLEYRIVGDLINTDITMNNTFWIGIYPGLGKEHFEFVGEKLEEFFGLNF; encoded by the coding sequence ATGGATAGTAAAGAGATTTTAGAAAATATAAGACAAGAAATAGCTGTATTAGTAACAAAATACACAGATGAAGCATATAAACCTAAAGCTTTTTTGCCAGGAGAATCCGTTATACCACCTTCAGGAAAGGTTCTTGGTAATGAGGAAATTCAAAACATGGTGGATGCCTCGTTAGATGGATGGCTCACAACAGGAAGATTTAATACAGCTTTTGAAAAAAAATTAGCAGAATTCTTAGGTGTTAAATATTGTCTTTCTGTTAATTCTGGCTCATCAGCCAATTTAGTAGCTTTTAGCACACTCACCTCTTCAAAACTAGGTGATCGAGCTATTAAAAAAGGAGACGAAGTAATTGGTGTAGCAGCAGGCTTTCCTACAACAGTAAATCCTATTGTTCAATTTGGTGCAATACCTGTTTTTGTAGATGTTGATATTAAGACTCACAATATCAATGCTGATTTAATAGAAGCCGCAATTACACCTAAAACAAAGGCTATTATGTTAGCACATACATTAGGTAATCCTTTTAATTTAGGAAAGGTTAAAGAACTTTGTGATAAGCACAATTTATGGCTTGTAGAAGACTGTTGTGATGCTTTAGGAGCAACTTATAAAGGTCAACTTGTTGGAACCTTTGGAGACATTGCTACCTTAAGTTTTTATCCGGCACACCATATCACCATGGGAGAAGGAGGAGCTGTTTTTACAAATAGTGCAGAATTAAAAGGAATTGCAGAATCTTTTAGAGACTGGGGAAGAGATTGCTACTGTGCCCCTGGTTGTGATAATACATGTGGTTGTCGTTTTGAACAAAAACATGGGGATTTGCCTTTTGGGTACGACCATAAATATGTGTATTCACATTTAGGTTATAATTTAAAAATCACAGATATGCAAGCCGCATGTGGTTTGGCTCAAATTGATAAGGCGACTGAATTTATAAATAAGCGAAGAGAAAATTTTAGGTTATTAAAAGATAGATTAAGTAGTCTAACAGATTATTTAGAACTTCCTGAGGCAACACCGGATAGTAATCCATCATGGTTTGGGTTCCCTTTAACTATAAAAGAAAAGTCTGAAATAAATAGAGTCGATTTATTGAGGTTTTTAGACCAGAACAAGATAGGATCTAGATTATTGTTTGCGGGTAACCTTACGAAGCAACCATATTTTAAAGATTTAGAATATCGTATTGTTGGAGATTTAATCAATACCGATATTACCATGAATAACACCTTTTGGATAGGTATTTATCCAGGATTAGGAAAAGAACATTTTGAGTTTGTTGGTGAAAAACTAGAAGAATTTTTTGGGTTGAATTTCTAA
- a CDS encoding glycosyltransferase family 2 protein, translating to MKLSILIPTYNRSKFLLKNLESLKSFIFKLKKFHEIEIIVSNNCSTDNTDQIITSYLDNYPDLKLRYFSQNKNIGLQKNALFVLNEAQGEYIMYLGDDDFLEFSYLKGVVEYIQTNTNVHCIIPSFVAINTSGESLEGGRDFNFANKLTKGGFYNCFINSWRGHQLSGLVLKREGLYDSYITHKVNNIYLFIYFVAYSCLHGNTYHFTKFPVKVTQPGQENKDWGYGKDGLLNEVFDNYKKLNVNLLQKGLLQLYFYTKQSWRLEYYENLGPKGFFNAFYCIWFSKNSTFFFRLFFPFVGLLVYFYRKMKNILN from the coding sequence GTGAAATTATCTATTTTAATACCCACATATAATAGATCTAAATTTTTATTAAAAAATTTAGAAAGTTTAAAAAGTTTCATATTTAAACTTAAAAAGTTTCATGAAATTGAAATAATTGTATCAAATAACTGTTCTACTGATAATACAGATCAAATTATAACTTCTTATTTAGATAATTATCCCGATTTAAAATTGAGATATTTTTCCCAAAATAAAAATATTGGATTACAAAAAAACGCGCTTTTTGTTTTAAACGAGGCTCAAGGAGAATATATAATGTATTTGGGAGATGATGATTTTTTAGAATTTTCTTATTTAAAAGGCGTAGTTGAATATATTCAAACAAACACTAATGTACATTGTATAATACCAAGCTTTGTCGCAATTAACACTTCAGGAGAGAGTTTAGAAGGCGGCAGAGATTTTAACTTTGCGAACAAATTAACAAAAGGTGGATTTTATAATTGTTTCATAAATTCGTGGAGAGGTCATCAGTTAAGTGGCTTGGTTTTAAAACGTGAAGGTCTTTATGATTCATATATTACTCATAAAGTAAATAACATTTATTTATTCATTTATTTTGTTGCTTATAGTTGTTTACATGGTAATACTTATCATTTCACAAAGTTCCCAGTAAAAGTTACTCAACCAGGACAAGAAAATAAGGATTGGGGCTATGGTAAAGATGGGTTGTTAAATGAAGTTTTTGATAATTATAAAAAGTTAAATGTAAACCTATTACAAAAAGGTCTGCTGCAATTATATTTTTATACAAAGCAATCATGGAGATTAGAATATTATGAAAATTTAGGGCCTAAGGGATTTTTTAATGCTTTTTATTGTATTTGGTTTTCTAAAAATTCTACTTTCTTTTTTAGATTATTTTTCCCATTTGTAGGATTACTTGTTTATTTCTATCGAAAAATGAAGAATATTTTAAACTAA
- a CDS encoding NAD(P)-dependent oxidoreductase: MKTILITGINGFLGSHLASILKIQYKIIGLEFSLNNLNRIYGEDYLVYCSNDKDKVFEENKIFGIIHTATVYKRENTPLREVLNTNVVLPIDLYELAIKNNVEVFLNTDSFFNNPKYNYSFLPEYTLSKKHVIDWLKLIQAKTCKIINMKIYHMYGPNDAISKFVPKMIKFMTDNVPYIDTTYGEQTRDFIYIEDVVSAYSLVLDLFDKEDHNFCEYEVGTGMPLSVKGFLLKIKSITNSNTDLRFGELEYRDNEIMSSRADISKLKSLGWQPKFSTEQGLIKLINDTK; the protein is encoded by the coding sequence ATGAAAACTATATTAATAACAGGAATCAATGGTTTTTTAGGAAGTCATTTAGCAAGTATTCTTAAAATCCAATACAAAATAATTGGGCTAGAATTCTCATTAAATAATTTAAACAGGATTTATGGAGAAGATTATTTAGTTTATTGCTCTAACGATAAGGACAAAGTTTTTGAGGAGAACAAAATTTTTGGTATTATTCATACTGCAACAGTATATAAAAGAGAGAATACGCCTTTACGAGAAGTATTAAATACTAATGTTGTTTTACCTATAGATCTTTACGAATTAGCAATCAAGAATAATGTGGAAGTGTTTTTAAATACAGATAGTTTTTTTAATAATCCAAAATATAATTACTCTTTTTTACCAGAATACACATTGTCAAAAAAACATGTAATTGACTGGCTAAAACTAATTCAAGCCAAGACTTGCAAGATTATAAATATGAAAATATATCATATGTATGGACCTAATGATGCTATTAGCAAATTTGTTCCTAAAATGATAAAATTTATGACTGATAATGTGCCTTATATTGATACAACTTATGGAGAACAAACAAGAGATTTTATCTATATTGAGGATGTTGTATCCGCTTATTCTTTAGTTTTAGATTTGTTCGATAAGGAGGATCATAACTTTTGTGAGTATGAGGTAGGTACTGGAATGCCACTATCTGTTAAAGGCTTTCTTTTAAAAATTAAGTCGATTACAAATTCAAATACAGATCTAAGGTTTGGGGAACTTGAATATAGAGATAATGAAATTATGAGTTCAAGGGCTGATATATCAAAGTTAAAATCTTTAGGATGGCAACCTAAGTTTTCGACAGAGCAGGGATTAATTAAATTAATTAATGATACTAAGTGA
- a CDS encoding lipopolysaccharide biosynthesis protein: MINNEIKKGFIITFISKYSNVFFELGIGAVLARLLTPNEFGIVAVILVFTSFFNLLSDIGIGTAIIQNKKLEKKHVQSIFNYTILIGLITSIIFSFISYPIANFYNNDDYIKIGKYLSIAIFFFTLEIVPQAIIRKEKKFLKVEGTIVFANVITGIIAIYQAYHGYGYFSLINRAIFKSIMLFCINFYNSKLKISTSFNFQGMKMIMVYSSFQFAFNFINFFSRNLDNILIGKYLGAASLGFYDRAYRLMLYPVQNLTNVITPVLHPILSEYQNEPEVIYNSYKNILEILAFIGMPLSVFLYFSADEIIYLMYGSQWKESVPIFKILALTVWIQMTLSSTGAVFQALGKTNLLFYSGFISSVFMVTAILVGVLVFKDLEFIAYGLLIAFLLNFLQGFFFLFKMGFKKNALHFLKFFKIGFVSAVVLFLFFYFLVKIDFTAIIMLIYKGFLLFLSLVIGAFIMKKKYILFVCDKIKDKYF, from the coding sequence TTGATCAATAATGAAATAAAAAAGGGATTTATAATCACCTTTATCTCAAAATATTCAAATGTTTTTTTTGAATTAGGAATAGGAGCTGTTTTAGCAAGGTTACTTACACCAAATGAGTTTGGTATTGTAGCGGTTATTTTAGTTTTTACTTCTTTTTTTAATTTGTTGAGTGATATTGGAATTGGCACTGCTATTATTCAAAATAAAAAACTTGAAAAAAAGCATGTTCAGTCTATTTTCAATTATACTATTTTAATAGGGCTTATAACAAGTATCATATTCTCATTTATATCGTACCCTATTGCAAATTTTTATAATAATGATGATTATATAAAAATTGGTAAGTATTTATCGATAGCAATATTCTTTTTTACCCTAGAAATTGTACCGCAAGCTATAATTAGAAAAGAGAAGAAATTTTTAAAAGTAGAAGGAACTATTGTATTTGCAAATGTTATTACAGGAATTATAGCAATTTATCAGGCATATCATGGTTACGGATATTTTAGTTTAATTAATAGAGCAATATTTAAGTCAATAATGCTATTTTGCATAAATTTTTATAATTCCAAACTAAAAATTTCTACAAGCTTTAATTTTCAAGGAATGAAGATGATTATGGTTTACTCATCATTTCAATTTGCATTTAATTTTATCAATTTTTTTTCTAGAAATTTGGATAATATTCTTATTGGAAAGTATTTAGGGGCTGCCAGTTTAGGGTTTTATGATAGGGCTTATAGGCTTATGTTGTACCCTGTTCAAAACCTCACTAATGTAATAACACCAGTACTTCACCCCATTTTATCTGAATATCAAAATGAACCTGAAGTTATTTATAACAGTTATAAAAATATTTTAGAAATACTGGCCTTTATAGGAATGCCTTTATCTGTTTTTCTATATTTCTCAGCAGATGAGATAATTTATTTAATGTATGGAAGTCAATGGAAAGAGAGTGTTCCAATATTTAAAATACTGGCTTTAACAGTATGGATTCAAATGACACTTTCAAGTACTGGAGCAGTATTTCAAGCTCTAGGGAAGACAAATTTGCTGTTTTATTCAGGTTTTATATCGTCTGTATTTATGGTAACTGCAATTTTAGTTGGAGTCTTAGTGTTTAAAGATTTAGAATTTATTGCTTATGGACTTTTAATAGCTTTTTTGTTAAACTTTCTCCAAGGTTTCTTTTTTTTATTCAAAATGGGCTTTAAAAAAAATGCATTGCACTTTTTGAAATTTTTTAAAATAGGTTTTGTTAGTGCAGTAGTTCTGTTTTTATTTTTTTATTTTTTAGTAAAAATTGATTTTACCGCTATAATAATGCTAATTTATAAAGGATTTTTATTATTCTTATCTCTTGTTATTGGCGCCTTTATTATGAAAAAAAAGTATATTCTTTTTGTTTGCGATAAAATAAAGGATAAGTACTTTTGA